DNA from Thunnus maccoyii chromosome 5, fThuMac1.1, whole genome shotgun sequence:
AGATAACCTGCCACAGGCCTGATGGTAAATCCGGTGCGTTctgagaaaataagaaatttgAAATGTACACGAGTGAGTGACTAAGTTTacaaagctgaaaaaaataaataatacttaaATTTCCATTTGAATTTTGGGGCAAAAGAAGCATGTTTTATTCAGGAAATATAACTAACCTCTGAGGAAGCGTGAGACATCTTCCAGTTGAGGAATGTTGTCCTCCCGACATTCACAGTATTTGGACAGCAGTGGCAGGTTCTTCAAGTATTCCCGGCAGGCGTGGGTGGGGTACAACTTGTTGAGCTCCCTGTACACAACACCCCAcgtcttcacctcctcctctgtgaaCTCTATACGAGGAATGGGATCCccactgaaacaaaacagaaaaatcccCTAAGTTTCAAGTAAATCCTCCCAGATTTCCAAAATAAGcattaaaatatacaacaaaaacTTACTGTTTATAGGCCATGGCGAGATCAGCAAAGTACTTTCTCCTTTTCCGGTAGACATTGTCCTTGAAACCCTGATGGAGTGAAATATATCAGGATATAAGAATGATTTGAATTCAAGgagtttcattttaaagtcaacCCTCATAGATTGATTTTGCCCAACATACCGGATGGTCAGCATCCAAGTCAGAGCCATACATCAGGACACGGTTAGCACACTTGTCCAAGTCAGAAATTTTCTTTGGGAACCAAGGTACATTATACATAtctgagaagagagagagagagaaaaagttgtTTATTGTAAATCAGGTCATGGGGATCTGATGGACAATATCAGCACTCAGCGTTTGCCTACCTTCCTCATGTAGACAGGAGTTATCTGGAGGCTCCATATCCACCACGTTCACATGCTTCCGAAGCAGCTGGATGATTTCATTCAGTTGTTCGTGGTTGCTGTCACAGTccacaaatatttcaaactCAGAGTTGCGTCTTTTGGATTTTCTGGACTCTATGTGTACAAGGTTGACATGGTTTTCCTGCAAGAAACATTGAGAATCCTTATTTAAGTTGCCTACGTCATCTTTATCATCTGCATGATAACTGCAGTAGAACTGATTTTACACTCTTGTGTAAAATCAAAATTGATTTTACTGAATAAGTTACAGGTAGATATTGGTAGATAAACAAATggtattatataatattaacaCTGCAATCGATTCCAAATTGATACATTAATAAATAGAAATAGGAACTAGTGAAATAACGTCCATACTTGGAAGAGTTTGAGTGCCTTTACAAGTCCTCCCACTTCATTCTTGAGGGAAAAGATTATTGTTGCTCTCCCTTTCTCCAGTGAATTCTTCTTCTCAGTGTTTTCTTCGATTTTTGTGAAGGTTGATTTGTTTATCTGAAAACAGTAATGATTGATAGAGTTCTATTTTCTCTTATGTAACAAACAGATACAACATATACTCATCCAACAAGCAATGTCGGTCTCCTTGAATGGTGATGTGAGAAGATATCCAACTTTTATCAAATTTTATAATACTGtatttgacctgaagaaatatATGGTGATATCACCTTTCCTGATAGTATTAGATATTAATAATAGAGAAGTCATtgcaaacagagaaataaactcATTTTAGACATGTGACACCAAAATTAGTTGTGGCTTGAAAGTCACACCTCCTGGCAGATGATCAAATTCTGTGCTGCATACTTTCAGACACTCTTAAACTCTGTACATGTGGGAGCTGCCATTTGCtccttgttttatatttgaaggtagatttattttctgttttggatTTGAACCTACTTGGGTATGCCTGCATGCAAAACttataaaaagatttttaaaaatgaggtgTCTGGTTTCAAAAAACTAACACAATGCATTTCCCTGTGACTGAACCATATCTCAGGACAGGTAATGACGTGAATGCACAACGTCAGATCACTTAAGAGCATCTAGCCATCCAAAAATCCCATGAGCATCATATCTGCTGAACATGCATCGCTCGCAACAAACAGTAAGCAGTGACGGTAAAAGTCACGCAGAGAGTCGGCAGCCAAATATTTCTGTCACCTTGGAAAAACAAACTCGAGTTGTTTCTTCACATGAAGACAGACAATACAAGTAACAGTCATATATATGATACACGCAGAGAAAATTGTGCTGAGATTAACAAGAGACTACCCCCCGCTGTCCGtttcagcaccttggacagcgCAGCACGTTGACGCGTGACTGTGCGCGCTGCACACGCGAGGGGAAAATTAGTGTAATCCTGCATCAGATTTCACAAGTAGGACTATAACCTGCCAGCAGCACGGAAGACTCATTAATCATTTGATTAACTGCAGCATTACTCGTGCACTTAAATTATAGCACGCTGTAGATTTATACTATGTATTTTATGTTGCATTAAGATTTTCTTTCGAAATACGATTTCTACACACTGTCCACGGTAAAATGGTTTGTTGAAAGGGGAGTAGAGGAACGGGCCGGTCGTAAGAATCAGTTAAATTCAGTGTAATTGCTGCCTACCGTATTTCGCCCTTCGAGCATTGTGTAGACACCGCGGCAGACCAGTTTTCGGTGAATCCTTGTCGATAGTATCCCTGAAAGCATTAGTGCATGGGGACTGGATCAGGTCGCTCCCCGGGGTCAACTCTTTGCGTCTCGGTTTAACGAAGATGAACTTGTCTCTGTCTCAAAGAATCGCCTTATAGCAATCTCATTTAGACAGCGGGGAAGCCTATTATTAGCTCCTTGCATGCTGAGATCTTACCAGACATTAATGCAGCGTTTAATCACTGCAGCACGCAGGTTGGGATGATTTTACGCAGACCCTCATCAGGTAGTTTCTTTCCTTATGGATGTCAGGTTCAATAATATAGCATATGAGctttaacattatttttgacatgttcATAAACAAGTCAAAGGGTTGTTACATTTCCAAATTGGTCGACTATTTGTCACTTATGGCGCCTGTCTATAATGAACCCAATTTGAGCTtcgttttcttttttctccccctgAAAGATAGAATCATGTAAGTTTACGTTTGTTCACAAATAGCCTACTACTTAATGTGCGCCTAAAATTTGTGAAGCATTACCGTTTGTGTAtcagaaaaaagtaaatattcaAGTGAAGGTCACTGACACAATCGGATTGCCTTTGAAAACTTATTTCCCTGCTGAAACTACAGAACATTAATCTTAGAGAGCATTTTGTCGTCGATTTAGACAATTACACGATGATTTAGGACTCTCTTTGTTGTTTGTCCGCTTTTTGCTGAACGTTTTTCAACATCGAAGTATAGAAAGTCACTACATCTGATGCTCAAAAGGCTTCAACACATATCTAATATATGAATTGGTAGCTATTAATGCAATGCATTTATCTAAATTCCTACATATATTTCTGTCTCCTACTGGTGTCTCTAATGGAGACATCACAGACACTGCAGGTTGATCGGTTTatctttcatcttttctgtcttttacatGGAAATCAGTGAAGGGTGTTCACCGTGCAGATTGAGCAATAATGAGTCTTTTATGACATGAATTTCTGAGGTATCCCCCTTTTAACCCTCTTAAACCTTTGACGTAAATTATACTACAACAAAACGGCTTAAATTAATCTGCGCTGACGACAAAGTGCAGGCTTATTCATGAAGATGACCCAGACCAATCTCTCAgtcactgtttaaaaaaagtagCTGTAAAATATCAGACGCAAGAAAAGCTCTTCACCGTCTGCAGCCACACTGAAGTTCTCATCACAGGGACTGACATCTTCTGCAAAGTCATAAAAGcgacttcttttcttttcttttcatcgACGGATTTCTTACCTCATTGTTCAGCAGTTTTTCTTCATAGCCAATGTTCATCGAGTCAAAAGATCGTCCTCTACGTGGTCCTTCGAGTTTGTTTGAGTACATGTTaaagtgctgctgttttctgcAATATTTATACAGCTCTTGCAGGTGCTTTATCTAAATAACCTCCGCTATGTAAAGTGGGCAGTCTACCCCGAGAAGCGGCGCGCTTTGCTATTTAACCGcgcagagaaagaggagggggcACAAGGGAGCAATAATCTCACTCACAGCAGCAAATGGAAAAAGAGCAGCATCGCCCACGTCATTATGGGGAAATCTTTTATTTCACCTAAAGACCCGAAATAGCGTCAATGAGATCAATCACAAATTCTGATTTTGGTGAGAGAATGAATTAAACTGTTTGTTTCATAGATATTTCAGTATGGTTGAAAATCCTAAATGCATGTCAGAGAAAATGTATAGAAGGAATTGTTTGCATATTTGGTTACGAAGAGTCTTTTGATGctatttaataattaaaaccaAACAAGGGAAATGTGCCATCACACTGAGATCAAACACAATGAAGCTTGGATGCAGACTGAAGCACAAGCAGTTAATTCTTCTTGTTTGTTGACACCTTAAAGGCTAAGAAGAGGTCAAGGTTTAAGAGGATTCAAGCGTGGCCCACCTGCCTTCATTGTACAGTGATCCAAACATGCCCCCCTTTCAAAATCCATTCCTCTGCACTGTAAGCACCTCTGGGTTCTCGTGCACATAAATAATCTGCATATTTTCCTGTCTTTAACACCGCAAGCCTTTTAATAAGATCAAGACAGTCAGTGGAAAAGGCCTCAGCTGCCTTTGCAAGCAGAATCAAGACGAGGGAGCACTGACAGCAAGAGACCTCATCACTTTAAACAGATAACACCGCTGTTATAAGCTGTAGTCACCTCACAGATAGGGCAGGTGAGAGGTGAGAGGTCTTTCTCTGTTGGCCATTACTTTTATCTCCACACAGCTCTAATGTGGTGATGCATGTGTCTGATGCACATGCTGTTTGTCTCAGGTGGTCCTGGCCTGTGTCACTCGTGACAGGGATGCTTTACACAACCAAGGAGGCAGCGAGGGGGACTTCCTCCTCTCAGGAGCTGAATCCAgatcagctctcagatgttaTGTTTGACAGAGCAAGGTCAAGCTTTTATTTGCCATTAATAGAGAGCAATTTAAATACACAATTCACCAGTAATTATGTGGACATCCAGTTTGTTCTAGTggtcattaaaacacatgattcatattaaatattaaagcaCAAAGAGCCTCTCCAACAGTGCCTACATGCACCAGTATGCATTGCTCATAAATTTTGCAGCAACAAAAATCCCCCTTTAGGTCAACAAAGCATGAGTGAACATGTTTACCTGGCTGTTAGCCTAAGCTCCTTATCACCTCCATCTACAGAAGACAAGCATTTCTGCTTGAATGTGTAAACATACATTGCTTGTGCTACAAAACGCAACAAATAATGTCAGCCTAAACAGTGTACATCCCACTGCTACCCCTGCGTAGAGTTAGTAGCACTTCTGGTCACATTTAGCAATAATAATCACAACAAAGAAATGATATATTATCactaataataattatagtGTAAACGATGAGTTGATTCATCGATAAATTGGCAGAAAATTTATTGGCAACcattttcataataaattaaTCGTTTAAGCTCAAACAAAAATGCTGAAACATTCttttgtttcagcttctcagatgtgaaaatttgctgcttttctttttgttatgtaattgtaaagtaaatattgtgtaatataatattgttttggactgatggtcagacaaaacaagcagtttgaagATGTCTTGGTCTCTgggaaaattgaaaaaatttattttgttcaccattttctcacattttctcaACCCCAAAAAGCAACAGATAGATTAATTaacaatgaaatgaattgttaattgcagcctcagtgataataataaaactctATTTATATATACCACCATTCTTAACACAATTACAAAAtgctttatgaaaaaaaagatgcataaaATCATTCAAACAATACAAAGCAGAGAGGCAAGCAGGGGCcaagaagacaaacaataaaactgttAACAGTTATCAGTTAGGATAATAAAAAAAGCCATTTTTATATGACATTAGGTTCTTAAATGAGAGTAGAGAGATGAGATGATGTGACAATGGCTGAAG
Protein-coding regions in this window:
- the tph1a gene encoding tryptophan 5-hydroxylase 1a; this encodes MYSNKLEGPRRGRSFDSMNIGYEEKLLNNEINKSTFTKIEENTEKKNSLEKGRATIIFSLKNEVGGLVKALKLFQENHVNLVHIESRKSKRRNSEFEIFVDCDSNHEQLNEIIQLLRKHVNVVDMEPPDNSCLHEEDMYNVPWFPKKISDLDKCANRVLMYGSDLDADHPGFKDNVYRKRRKYFADLAMAYKHGDPIPRIEFTEEEVKTWGVVYRELNKLYPTHACREYLKNLPLLSKYCECREDNIPQLEDVSRFLRERTGFTIRPVAGYLSPRDFLAGLAFRVFHCTQYVRHSSDPLYTPEPDTCHELLGHVPLLAEPSFAQFSQEIGLASLGASDDSVQKLATCYFFTVEFGLCKQEGQLRAYGAGLLSSISELKHALSGNARIMPFDPKVTSKQECIITTFQDVYFVSDSFEEAKVKMREFAKTIKRPFTVRYNPYTQSVDVLKDTPSINSVVEELRHELDIVGDALNRLNKQLGV